The following are from one region of the Halogeometricum sp. S3BR5-2 genome:
- the btuC gene encoding vitamin B12 ABC transporter permease BtuC, with amino-acid sequence MTVRTRALAWSGGLCVLLVAVVLASAGVGPVSIPPVTVAKAVLGALVPSLGYAVERTVRVIVVDVRLPRILLAALVGFALATAGVVMQGFFRNPMADPSIIGISSGAAVGAVASIVFPFVLPFGLQLQGAAFVTSVLTGFGVYLLATRDGHTPTATLLLAGVAVQTFLGAVISFMMLESGWSLQRVVFWLMGHLSGTTWREVSVVAAVLPPLFLLLLFYASDMNVLLLGEADAHSLGIEVERTKRILLAVSSVVTAAAVAVSGVIGFVGLIVPHAMRLLVGPDHRILLPTSALAGASFLVATDTLARSGAAEVPVGIVTAAIGAPFFLYLLRTREVHRL; translated from the coding sequence ATGACCGTCCGAACGCGGGCCCTCGCGTGGTCCGGGGGGTTGTGCGTCCTCCTCGTCGCCGTCGTCCTCGCCAGCGCCGGCGTCGGACCCGTCTCCATCCCGCCCGTGACGGTTGCGAAGGCGGTGCTCGGGGCGCTGGTCCCGTCGCTCGGCTACGCCGTCGAGCGGACCGTCCGCGTCATCGTCGTCGACGTGCGCCTGCCGCGCATCCTGCTGGCGGCGCTGGTCGGGTTCGCCCTCGCCACCGCGGGCGTCGTGATGCAGGGGTTCTTCCGCAACCCGATGGCCGACCCCTCCATCATCGGCATCTCCTCGGGGGCGGCCGTCGGCGCCGTCGCCAGCATCGTCTTCCCGTTCGTCCTCCCGTTCGGCCTCCAACTGCAGGGCGCGGCGTTCGTCACCTCCGTTCTCACCGGGTTCGGCGTCTACCTCCTCGCCACGCGCGACGGGCACACGCCGACGGCGACGCTGCTGCTGGCGGGCGTCGCCGTCCAGACGTTTCTCGGCGCCGTCATCTCCTTCATGATGCTCGAGAGCGGGTGGAGCCTCCAGCGCGTCGTCTTCTGGCTGATGGGACACCTGAGCGGGACGACGTGGCGCGAGGTGAGCGTCGTCGCCGCCGTTCTCCCGCCTCTCTTCCTCCTGCTCCTGTTCTACGCCTCCGACATGAACGTCCTCCTCCTCGGGGAGGCCGACGCCCACAGCCTCGGTATCGAAGTCGAGCGGACGAAGCGAATCCTCCTCGCCGTCTCCAGCGTCGTCACCGCGGCGGCCGTCGCCGTCTCCGGCGTCATCGGCTTCGTCGGCCTCATCGTCCCGCACGCGATGCGCCTGCTCGTCGGCCCGGACCACCGCATCCTCCTGCCGACCAGCGCCCTCGCCGGCGCGTCGTTCCTCGTGGCCACGGACACCCTCGCCCGTTCGGGCGCCGCGGAGGTGCCCGTCGGCATCGTCACCGCCGCCATCGGAGCCCCGTTCTTCCTCTACCTGCTCCGCACGCGGGAGGTGCACCGACTGTGA